From the Oceanicaulis alexandrii DSM 11625 genome, one window contains:
- a CDS encoding LL-diaminopimelate aminotransferase — translation MSHDEEFYRERRLPPYVFAEVNRMKQAYRSEGRDVIDFGMGNPDLAPAPHIIAKLAEVAADPRAHRYSASQGVPSLRKALARYYERRFDVGLNPDTEVCVTLGSKEGLANLAQAITAPGDVILVPDPSYPIHMFGFLIAGAAVRPVGFKDPEDFLREAVHACRRSIPAPSALVLNFPSNPTAQVVDLDFYKEAVRIAKENDLVLISDLAYSEIYFDGNPPPSILEVEGAKDVAVEFTSMSKTYSMPGWRMGFAAGSARLVDALKRVKSYLDYGAFTPIQIAAVAALDGPQDHVAQARETYKKRRDVLVESFGRAGFHIPSPPATMFAWAPIPEPFAHLGSVEFAKKLLEETDVAVAPGLGFGERGDTHVRLAVVENEQRIRQAARALKGFFAKG, via the coding sequence ATGTCCCACGACGAAGAATTTTACCGCGAGCGGCGTTTGCCGCCTTATGTGTTCGCGGAAGTGAACCGGATGAAGCAGGCCTATCGCTCCGAAGGCCGTGACGTCATTGATTTCGGCATGGGCAATCCTGACCTTGCCCCCGCACCGCACATCATCGCCAAGCTCGCCGAAGTCGCCGCGGATCCGCGCGCGCACCGCTATTCCGCCAGCCAGGGCGTACCGTCGCTTCGCAAGGCGCTGGCGCGCTATTATGAGCGCCGGTTCGATGTGGGGCTGAACCCCGACACTGAAGTGTGCGTGACCTTGGGCTCAAAGGAAGGCCTTGCGAACCTGGCCCAGGCGATCACCGCGCCGGGCGATGTGATCCTGGTGCCCGATCCCTCCTATCCGATCCACATGTTCGGCTTCCTGATCGCGGGCGCCGCCGTTCGTCCGGTGGGCTTCAAGGATCCTGAGGATTTCTTGCGCGAGGCGGTGCATGCCTGCCGCCGCTCGATTCCCGCGCCGTCGGCGCTGGTGCTGAACTTCCCGTCCAACCCGACCGCGCAGGTGGTCGATCTGGATTTTTACAAGGAAGCGGTGCGGATCGCGAAAGAGAACGATCTCGTTCTCATCTCCGACCTTGCCTATTCCGAGATCTATTTTGACGGCAATCCGCCGCCCTCCATCCTCGAGGTCGAGGGCGCCAAGGATGTGGCGGTGGAGTTCACCTCCATGTCCAAAACCTATTCCATGCCGGGCTGGCGGATGGGCTTTGCGGCGGGCTCGGCGCGTCTGGTGGATGCGCTCAAGCGGGTGAAATCCTATCTTGATTATGGCGCGTTCACGCCGATCCAGATCGCGGCGGTGGCGGCGCTCGACGGGCCGCAGGACCATGTGGCGCAAGCGCGCGAGACCTACAAGAAACGCCGGGACGTGCTGGTGGAGAGCTTTGGCCGCGCCGGGTTCCATATCCCGAGTCCCCCCGCGACCATGTTCGCCTGGGCGCCGATCCCTGAGCCCTTCGCGCATCTGGGCTCGGTGGAGTTCGCCAAGAAGCTGCTGGAAGAGACCGATGTGGCGGTGGCGCCGGGGCTGGGATTCGGCGAGCGCGGCGACACCCATGTGCGCCTGGCCGTGGTGGAGAACGAGCAACGTATCCGCCAGGCCGCCCGCGCCCTGAAAGGCTTTTTCGCCAAGGGCTAA
- a CDS encoding NAD(P)-dependent oxidoreductase, whose translation MLKFTSTDQRYPDKRSADERRTDFDEIYTPFSLEQGEAQAERCSQCGVPFCQSGCPLHNDIPDWLMLVAEGRLEEAYERSSATSAMPEVCGRICPQDRLCEGACVIEQSGHGAVTIGSVETFITETAWKNGWVKPIRPARKTGLSVGIVGSGPAGLSAAERLAQHGHDVTIYERQDRAGGLLIYGIPNFKLDKSVVERRTQRLEEGGVVFKLSFEVGRDASLTELRSRHDAVYVAAGAYAARALTCPGGGGRGLVPALDYLTASNKAGFGDEGGQGGRLNASGKRVLVIGGGDTAMDCVRTAIRQGADSVACLYRRDRVNMPGSAREVVHAEEEGAMFDWLSAPAAILGDAETASGVRIQKMTLGAPDASGRRRPVAMAGQEEDRAADMVIAALGFEPENFPQTLGADGLELNPRGAIRVTDRSRTSLPGVYAGGDAVRGASLVVWAVKDGLDAAETIHADLMAGARSAQAQPIAEPAE comes from the coding sequence GTGCTGAAATTCACAAGCACGGACCAGCGCTATCCGGACAAACGGTCCGCAGACGAGCGCCGGACCGACTTTGACGAGATCTATACGCCTTTCAGCCTGGAGCAGGGTGAGGCGCAGGCCGAACGCTGTTCGCAATGCGGGGTGCCGTTCTGCCAATCGGGCTGCCCGCTGCACAATGACATTCCCGACTGGCTGATGCTGGTCGCCGAAGGGCGTCTGGAAGAGGCGTATGAGCGCTCCTCCGCCACCTCCGCCATGCCAGAGGTCTGTGGCCGGATCTGCCCGCAGGACCGGTTGTGTGAAGGCGCCTGCGTGATCGAGCAATCGGGCCATGGCGCGGTCACCATCGGCTCGGTGGAGACGTTCATCACCGAGACCGCCTGGAAAAACGGCTGGGTCAAACCGATCCGCCCGGCGCGCAAGACTGGTCTGTCCGTGGGCATTGTCGGCTCGGGTCCTGCGGGTTTGTCCGCCGCCGAGCGTCTGGCCCAGCATGGCCATGACGTGACGATCTATGAGCGTCAGGATCGCGCGGGCGGCTTGCTGATCTACGGCATTCCCAACTTCAAGCTCGACAAATCCGTGGTCGAGCGCCGCACCCAGCGCCTGGAAGAGGGCGGCGTGGTGTTCAAGCTCAGTTTCGAAGTGGGCCGGGACGCCAGCCTGACCGAACTTCGATCACGCCATGACGCGGTTTATGTGGCGGCGGGCGCTTATGCGGCGCGCGCCCTGACGTGTCCGGGCGGCGGCGGGCGCGGCCTGGTTCCGGCGCTCGACTATCTCACCGCCTCCAACAAGGCGGGGTTTGGCGATGAGGGCGGACAGGGCGGTCGCCTGAACGCCAGCGGCAAGCGCGTTCTGGTGATCGGCGGCGGGGACACCGCCATGGATTGCGTGCGCACCGCCATCCGTCAGGGGGCGGACAGCGTGGCGTGCCTGTACCGACGCGACCGCGTGAACATGCCCGGCTCGGCTCGTGAAGTGGTCCATGCCGAGGAAGAGGGCGCGATGTTTGACTGGCTCAGCGCTCCCGCCGCCATTCTCGGCGATGCCGAGACCGCCTCCGGCGTACGCATTCAGAAAATGACCCTCGGCGCGCCTGACGCCTCGGGCCGCCGTCGTCCGGTGGCGATGGCCGGTCAGGAAGAAGATCGCGCCGCCGACATGGTGATCGCGGCTTTGGGGTTCGAGCCGGAAAACTTCCCCCAGACTCTGGGCGCGGACGGGCTTGAGCTCAACCCGCGCGGGGCGATCCGCGTGACCGACCGCAGCCGCACCTCTCTGCCGGGCGTGTATGCGGGCGGCGACGCCGTGCGCGGCGCCTCCCTGGTGGTCTGGGCTGTGAAAGACGGCCTGGACGCCGCTGAGACCATCCACGCCGATCTGATGGCGGGCGCGCGCTCTGCGCAGGCGCAGCCGATTGCGGAGCCAGCCGAATGA
- a CDS encoding M48 family metallopeptidase → MAGPDMQMRQIELADRALMYTLKRSARRKTIGLKVSEDGLTVTLPVRVSVREADAVVREKASWVIDRLERRQARTPPALKGVDGEMIGWLGEELRLTVRPHDKARSTVMREAEAVVVCVDRHLDPAGSRKAVLAALKRWRKREALDLMTPKLEAYAEALGAKRPRVSVREQKARWGSCSSDGSIRMNARLIAYPESLVDYVCAHEACHLLVMDHSPRFHRLLDELMPDQRRRQRALRDTRPAGGAF, encoded by the coding sequence ATGGCCGGGCCTGACATGCAGATGCGCCAGATCGAGCTGGCCGACCGGGCGCTGATGTACACGCTCAAACGCTCGGCCCGGCGCAAGACGATCGGTCTGAAAGTCAGCGAGGACGGCCTGACGGTGACTTTGCCCGTACGCGTGAGCGTGCGCGAGGCGGACGCCGTCGTGCGCGAGAAAGCCTCCTGGGTGATCGACCGGCTGGAGCGACGGCAAGCGCGCACGCCGCCGGCGCTGAAAGGCGTGGACGGCGAAATGATCGGTTGGCTGGGCGAGGAGTTGCGCCTGACCGTGCGTCCCCATGACAAGGCGCGCAGCACGGTGATGCGCGAGGCGGAGGCGGTGGTCGTCTGCGTGGACCGCCATCTCGACCCTGCCGGAAGCCGCAAGGCGGTGCTGGCCGCACTGAAACGCTGGCGCAAGCGTGAGGCGCTCGATCTGATGACGCCCAAGCTTGAGGCCTATGCCGAGGCGCTGGGCGCGAAACGCCCGCGTGTCAGCGTGCGCGAGCAAAAGGCGCGCTGGGGGTCGTGTTCGTCTGACGGCTCGATCCGCATGAACGCACGCCTGATCGCCTATCCTGAAAGTCTGGTTGATTATGTCTGCGCGCACGAGGCGTGCCATCTTCTGGTGATGGATCACTCGCCACGCTTTCATCGCTTGCTCGATGAGTTGATGCCGGATCAGCGGCGACGTCAGCGCGCCTTGCGCGATACGCGGCCCGCGGGCGGGGCGTTTTAG
- a CDS encoding (2Fe-2S)-binding protein, with translation MYVCLCNALKCTQFKAAAKNGAGDVPSAFKACGAKPRCGRCFEEAARVMGHDRAETAGAAA, from the coding sequence ATGTATGTTTGCCTCTGCAACGCGCTGAAATGCACCCAATTCAAAGCCGCCGCCAAAAACGGCGCCGGCGATGTGCCGAGTGCGTTCAAGGCGTGCGGCGCCAAGCCCCGATGCGGCCGGTGCTTTGAAGAAGCGGCGCGCGTGATGGGTCATGACCGGGCTGAAACGGCTGGCGCGGCGGCCTGA
- a CDS encoding AraC family transcriptional regulator, translating to MSTPNTDPRPRPDPLTALLDQLKLTGTLYCQTDMAAPWGIALPAFEGLSLIAIVLDGACQLQLDGEAPVLLKAGDLALIPNGVRHDLFSDPEADRVPLDKLDVTPLSQRYETLTLDGPGPRARITYGVVRFDQVLGAQLMAHLPRLIVSRGAEAEDSWITSTLAIIARESEQLSPGGEAVITRLTDVLVIQLVRSWLATETRAQTGWLAALRDPHLGRALTALHDQPQRDWTLEALAREAGLSRSIFAARFTEQLGQSAISYLTQWRLHLAHRALSDTRTPMIEIAEAAGYSSEAAFSRAFKRQFGHAPGAVRRDADPA from the coding sequence ATGAGCACGCCCAACACAGACCCTCGCCCCCGACCCGATCCGCTGACGGCTCTGCTTGATCAGCTGAAGCTGACGGGGACCTTGTATTGCCAGACCGACATGGCGGCGCCCTGGGGCATCGCCCTGCCCGCGTTTGAGGGCTTGTCTCTGATCGCCATCGTCCTCGACGGCGCTTGTCAGCTGCAGCTGGACGGCGAAGCGCCTGTTCTGCTGAAAGCAGGCGATCTGGCGCTTATTCCCAACGGCGTGCGCCATGACCTTTTCAGCGATCCTGAGGCTGACAGGGTCCCGCTGGACAAGCTGGACGTGACGCCGCTGAGCCAGAGGTATGAGACCCTGACGCTGGACGGCCCCGGCCCGCGTGCGCGCATCACTTATGGCGTGGTGCGCTTTGATCAGGTTCTGGGCGCGCAATTGATGGCGCATCTGCCCAGGCTGATCGTCTCAAGAGGCGCGGAGGCGGAAGACAGCTGGATCACCTCCACGCTGGCGATCATCGCGCGGGAATCCGAACAGCTCTCACCGGGCGGCGAAGCGGTGATCACGCGCCTGACCGATGTGCTGGTGATCCAGCTGGTCCGCAGCTGGCTCGCGACTGAAACCCGCGCGCAGACCGGCTGGCTGGCCGCCCTGCGCGATCCGCATCTGGGCCGCGCCCTCACCGCGCTTCATGACCAGCCGCAACGTGACTGGACATTAGAGGCGCTCGCGCGCGAAGCCGGGCTGTCGCGCTCGATCTTCGCCGCGCGTTTCACCGAACAACTGGGCCAATCCGCCATCAGCTATCTCACCCAATGGCGGCTGCATCTGGCCCATCGCGCCCTGTCAGACACACGCACCCCGATGATCGAGATCGCCGAAGCTGCGGGCTACAGCTCTGAAGCCGCGTTCAGCCGCGCCTTCAAACGCCAGTTCGGTCACGCCCCTGGCGCCGTGCGGCGGGACGCTGACCCCGCCTAA
- a CDS encoding DUF4345 domain-containing protein: MNTHGIIRALLGINGVVLTGVGAMLISDPHAMFALNGVTLSSDPNLLSELRAPGGGLALGGGFVLASAALGLWTRAASGVSALILLGWALGRLVSIAIDGMPDASLLAAFGIELVLGFASVWAMGALSESSTLEAGLKPA; this comes from the coding sequence ATGAACACACACGGGATTATTCGCGCACTGCTCGGGATCAACGGCGTCGTGCTGACAGGGGTCGGAGCCATGCTGATCTCCGACCCGCACGCCATGTTTGCGCTGAACGGGGTGACGCTCAGTTCCGATCCCAATTTGCTCAGCGAATTGCGCGCGCCGGGCGGCGGCTTGGCCCTGGGCGGCGGTTTTGTGCTGGCATCAGCCGCCTTGGGGCTCTGGACGAGAGCGGCGAGCGGAGTGAGCGCCCTCATTCTGCTCGGCTGGGCGCTGGGGCGCTTGGTCTCTATCGCCATTGACGGCATGCCCGATGCCAGCTTGCTCGCTGCTTTCGGGATCGAACTGGTCCTGGGCTTCGCCAGCGTCTGGGCGATGGGAGCGCTATCGGAGTCCTCCACACTGGAAGCGGGGCTTAAACCCGCCTAG
- a CDS encoding pilus assembly protein, whose amino-acid sequence MRSLLAKFFSDARGNVAMMFAMLLAPMVVSVGGALDYSRTFTIGSEIQSAMDAGTLAAASLTQGEDPETVVRNYITAALSEHNGVLERLNVQVSSDTAINSREVTADAVISVPTLMLGLIGYDALTLNRTSEANERVRNLEISLVLDISGSMGGSKISALRDAAEEFVLLMMDPDLDGLTSLSVIPYNGGVRLPATVTNDLLPGTPNDSGCIELGVTDPVEMELASDGYDWLDWQDRDQRGWRSSSFCPDQSEATVFLEQTRSVLLDLIEGLSAGGNTGLDLATAWGARALDPVWRGRLGGDFSDRPAAYDDTSTMKVLVVMTDGAATAQYRRAQNWQGDWYTYELYSAATARANMEAACDDAETAGVHIYTIAFQVSGSTNRTLMRECASKTENYYQVESLDISSAFNAIAADLNSLRLAR is encoded by the coding sequence ATGCGCTCGCTTCTGGCGAAATTTTTCAGCGATGCACGCGGTAATGTGGCGATGATGTTCGCCATGCTGCTGGCCCCGATGGTGGTCAGCGTCGGCGGGGCGCTGGACTATTCACGCACCTTCACCATCGGCTCTGAAATCCAGTCGGCCATGGACGCCGGCACTCTGGCGGCGGCGTCGCTGACCCAGGGCGAAGACCCTGAAACGGTCGTGCGCAATTACATCACCGCCGCCCTGTCAGAACATAACGGCGTGCTGGAGCGGTTGAATGTTCAGGTCAGCTCGGACACGGCGATCAATTCACGCGAGGTGACCGCCGACGCCGTGATCAGCGTGCCGACCTTGATGCTGGGCCTGATCGGTTATGACGCGCTGACGCTGAACCGCACCTCGGAAGCCAATGAACGGGTGCGCAATCTGGAGATTTCGCTGGTGCTTGATATTTCGGGCTCCATGGGCGGCTCCAAGATTTCCGCTTTGCGCGACGCTGCCGAAGAGTTTGTCCTGTTGATGATGGACCCTGATCTGGACGGTCTGACCAGCCTGTCCGTGATCCCCTATAATGGCGGGGTGCGTCTGCCGGCGACAGTCACCAATGACCTTTTGCCGGGCACGCCCAATGATAGCGGCTGCATCGAGCTGGGGGTCACAGACCCGGTCGAGATGGAGTTGGCGTCTGATGGTTATGACTGGCTGGACTGGCAGGATCGAGACCAGCGCGGCTGGCGGTCGTCTTCATTCTGCCCGGATCAATCTGAGGCCACGGTGTTTTTAGAGCAGACCCGTTCGGTCTTGCTGGATCTGATCGAAGGGCTCAGTGCAGGCGGGAACACCGGACTTGATCTGGCGACGGCCTGGGGCGCGCGGGCGCTCGATCCGGTCTGGCGCGGGCGTCTGGGCGGAGATTTTTCGGATCGTCCGGCCGCCTATGACGATACATCCACAATGAAAGTTCTGGTGGTGATGACGGACGGCGCCGCCACCGCCCAGTATCGGCGGGCGCAAAACTGGCAAGGCGACTGGTACACTTACGAACTTTACAGCGCCGCTACGGCGCGCGCGAACATGGAAGCGGCGTGTGACGACGCGGAAACCGCGGGCGTGCACATTTACACCATCGCCTTTCAGGTTTCAGGCTCCACCAACCGCACCTTGATGCGCGAATGCGCCAGCAAGACCGAGAACTATTACCAGGTCGAGAGCCTGGACATTTCCTCCGCCTTTAACGCCATTGCAGCGGACCTCAACAGCCTGCGTCTGGCGCGCTAG
- the gltB gene encoding glutamate synthase large subunit, which yields MSQFDYLAERQRLIDAGAYELESERSACGVGLIADIKGEPRRETVELGLKALKAVWHRGAVDADGKTGDGAGLRLGIAQDFFKAAVARTGHEPSDHAIGVGMVFLPRTDFGAQEKGRTIVETEVLRAGLRLFGWRQVPVDPSCLGAKAAATRPAIEQILFEDATDRNADELERTLYLVRRRIEQRARAEAVPELYVCSLSARDVVYKGMFLAEAIDQFYPDLRDARFVSPFAIFHQRYSTNTFPEWKLAQPFRMLAHNGEINTLKGNRNWMKSHEILMAHSAFKDAEDVVRPVISPGASDSAALDEVFEILVRAGRSAPMAKTLLIPEAWSKRGEIMPGSWRGLYEYCNSVMEPWDGPAAVIACDGRWAIAGLDRNGLRPLRWSLSEDGLLTVGSETGMAELEPSRVIERGAVAPGRLIAVDLAEGGFLRETEMLDQLAAKHPYEDWLKNVREIESEVGPGPEPLLFEDAERARRQAAAGMTMEEIEIILSPMAEDAKEAIGSMGDDSPLAVLSNRYRPISHYFRQNFSQVTNPPIDPLREGRVMSLKTRFKNLGNVLEEDAAQTDVFVLNSPVLTNGMYDRLRAILGEGVALIDVTLPAADATGSGAGLQAALDRIRAEAEAAVSEGGAQHLILTDERQNERFAPVPMALAVGAVHTHLTRKGLRTYCSLNARTSEVTDPHALAVLVGLGATTVNPYLAFETVAARTERTLSGMSPEQKARNMKTAFDAGLLKIMSKMGISVVSSYRGGCNFEVLGLSRAVASEYLGGVTSRISGIGLAGLESKLAELHRWAWRHDDAVRLPVGGFYRQRSSGEAHALEATSISLLQKAVRNEDYDAYRAYVAKLNHEDQPIQLRDLLEPRPVSTPVDLSRCESVNEIRQRFVTPGMSLGALSQEAHGALNVAMNRIGAKSVSGEGGEDPARYHPMPNGDNMNSAVKQVASGRFGVTAEYLNQCREIEIKVAQGAKPGEGGQLPGFKVTGFIAKMRHATPGATLISPPPHHDIYSIEDLAQLIYDLKQINPIARVCVKLVSAAGVGAVAAGVAKAHADIILISGSVGGTGASPQTSIKFAGAPLELGLSEAHQVLSLNGLRERVTLRADGGIRTGRDVVIAAMLGAEEFGVGTTSLVALGCLMVRQCHSNTCPVGVCTQDEELRKRFSGLADHVVNLMTFIARDTREILAGLGAERLEDVIGRADLLDQVSRGADHLDDLDLNPLLVRVDPQARPPRSTRTQRNPVAPALDEQILKDAEPVFSRREKMQLVYDVKNTDRAVGARVSSEIVRTFGPDGLEDGQLTLRLRGSAGQSLGAFSATGLRIELEGDANDYVGKGLSGATIAIRPFGGCKEHRPGDAIIGNTVLYGATSGRVFAAGGAGQRFAVRNSGATVVVEGCGANGCEYMTGGVAVILGKVGDNFAAGMTGGEAFVLDEANRLEPRLNPESVGVHVLAGEAEARCRALIEDHYAATGSLHAAAILNDWETRKTAIRHIVPFPPATGMEAQEKRA from the coding sequence ATGAGCCAGTTTGATTACCTCGCCGAACGCCAGCGCCTGATTGACGCCGGCGCATATGAGCTTGAGAGCGAGCGCTCCGCCTGCGGCGTCGGCCTGATCGCCGACATCAAGGGCGAGCCGCGGCGTGAAACCGTGGAGTTGGGTCTGAAAGCCCTGAAGGCGGTCTGGCACCGCGGCGCAGTGGACGCGGACGGCAAGACCGGCGACGGCGCCGGTCTGCGGCTTGGCATTGCGCAGGATTTCTTCAAGGCGGCGGTGGCCCGCACCGGGCATGAACCCAGCGATCACGCTATTGGCGTCGGCATGGTCTTCCTGCCGCGCACCGATTTTGGCGCCCAGGAAAAGGGCCGCACCATCGTCGAGACCGAAGTGCTGCGCGCGGGCTTGCGCCTGTTTGGCTGGCGTCAGGTGCCGGTGGACCCATCCTGTCTGGGGGCCAAGGCTGCGGCGACGCGTCCGGCGATTGAACAAATCCTGTTTGAAGACGCGACCGACCGGAACGCGGACGAGCTGGAACGCACGCTCTATCTGGTGCGCCGCCGTATCGAGCAACGCGCCCGCGCCGAGGCCGTGCCTGAGCTTTACGTCTGTTCGCTGTCCGCACGCGACGTGGTCTACAAAGGCATGTTCCTGGCCGAGGCCATCGACCAGTTCTATCCTGATCTGCGCGACGCCCGCTTCGTGTCGCCCTTTGCGATCTTCCATCAGCGCTATTCGACGAACACCTTCCCGGAATGGAAGCTGGCCCAGCCTTTCCGCATGCTCGCCCATAATGGCGAGATCAATACTCTGAAGGGCAATCGCAACTGGATGAAAAGCCATGAGATCCTCATGGCCCATTCCGCGTTCAAGGACGCCGAGGATGTTGTCCGTCCGGTGATCAGCCCCGGCGCGTCGGATTCCGCGGCGCTGGACGAGGTGTTTGAGATTCTGGTGCGGGCGGGTCGTTCTGCGCCCATGGCGAAAACGCTTCTGATCCCCGAAGCCTGGTCCAAGCGCGGCGAGATCATGCCCGGGTCCTGGCGCGGGCTGTACGAGTATTGCAACTCTGTGATGGAGCCCTGGGACGGGCCTGCCGCTGTGATCGCGTGCGACGGTCGCTGGGCGATTGCGGGGCTTGATCGCAACGGTCTGCGTCCGCTGCGCTGGAGCCTGTCTGAAGACGGACTTCTGACCGTCGGCTCTGAAACCGGCATGGCCGAGCTCGAACCGTCGCGCGTCATTGAACGCGGCGCCGTGGCGCCCGGGCGCCTGATCGCTGTGGATCTGGCCGAAGGCGGTTTCTTGCGCGAAACCGAAATGCTCGATCAGCTCGCCGCCAAGCATCCATATGAAGACTGGCTGAAAAACGTCCGCGAGATCGAGTCCGAAGTCGGGCCCGGTCCTGAGCCTCTCCTCTTTGAGGACGCCGAGCGCGCCCGACGCCAGGCCGCCGCCGGCATGACGATGGAAGAGATCGAGATCATCCTCTCGCCCATGGCCGAGGACGCCAAGGAAGCCATCGGATCCATGGGCGATGACAGCCCGCTGGCGGTGCTGTCCAATCGTTATCGCCCGATCAGCCATTATTTCCGGCAGAACTTCTCCCAGGTCACCAACCCGCCCATCGACCCGCTGCGCGAAGGCCGGGTGATGAGCCTGAAAACCCGGTTCAAGAACTTGGGCAACGTGCTCGAGGAGGACGCGGCGCAAACCGATGTCTTCGTGCTCAACTCTCCGGTTCTGACCAACGGCATGTATGATCGCCTGCGCGCCATTCTGGGCGAGGGGGTCGCGCTGATCGACGTCACTCTGCCGGCCGCTGACGCCACGGGTTCCGGCGCAGGGCTGCAAGCGGCGCTCGACCGCATTCGCGCCGAAGCCGAGGCGGCGGTCAGCGAAGGCGGCGCCCAGCACCTGATCCTGACCGATGAGCGGCAGAACGAGCGCTTTGCGCCCGTGCCCATGGCGCTGGCGGTGGGCGCTGTGCACACTCACCTCACACGCAAGGGCCTGCGCACCTATTGCTCGCTCAATGCCCGCACCTCTGAAGTCACCGACCCGCACGCCTTGGCGGTGCTGGTGGGCCTTGGGGCCACCACGGTGAACCCGTATCTGGCGTTTGAAACCGTGGCCGCGCGCACCGAGCGCACTCTGTCGGGGATGAGCCCTGAGCAGAAGGCGCGCAACATGAAGACCGCCTTTGATGCGGGGCTTCTCAAGATCATGTCCAAAATGGGCATTTCCGTCGTCAGCTCCTATCGCGGCGGGTGTAATTTCGAAGTGCTGGGCCTCAGCCGCGCCGTGGCGAGCGAATATCTGGGCGGGGTGACCAGCCGCATTTCCGGCATTGGTCTGGCGGGTCTGGAATCAAAGCTCGCAGAACTTCATCGCTGGGCCTGGCGTCATGACGACGCCGTGCGCCTGCCGGTGGGCGGGTTCTATCGCCAGCGCAGCTCGGGCGAGGCCCACGCGCTGGAGGCGACCTCGATCAGCCTGTTGCAAAAGGCTGTCCGCAACGAGGATTACGACGCCTACCGCGCCTATGTGGCGAAACTCAATCATGAGGACCAGCCCATCCAGCTGCGCGACCTGCTGGAGCCGCGGCCCGTGAGCACGCCTGTGGATTTGTCGCGCTGTGAAAGCGTGAACGAGATCCGCCAGCGCTTCGTCACGCCTGGCATGTCTCTCGGCGCCCTGAGCCAGGAAGCCCATGGCGCTTTGAACGTCGCCATGAACCGGATCGGCGCCAAGTCCGTCTCGGGCGAGGGCGGGGAAGACCCCGCGCGCTATCACCCGATGCCCAATGGCGACAACATGAACTCGGCGGTCAAACAGGTCGCGTCGGGCCGGTTCGGCGTCACGGCGGAATATCTCAACCAGTGCCGCGAAATCGAGATCAAGGTCGCCCAGGGCGCCAAGCCCGGCGAGGGCGGGCAATTGCCCGGCTTCAAGGTCACCGGTTTCATCGCCAAGATGCGACATGCGACGCCGGGCGCGACCCTGATCAGCCCGCCGCCGCACCATGACATCTATTCGATCGAAGACCTCGCCCAGCTGATCTACGACCTCAAGCAGATCAACCCCATTGCGCGCGTGTGCGTGAAGCTCGTCTCGGCGGCGGGCGTGGGCGCGGTGGCGGCGGGCGTGGCGAAAGCTCATGCCGACATTATCCTGATTTCCGGCAGCGTCGGGGGCACGGGCGCCAGCCCGCAAACCTCGATCAAGTTCGCCGGCGCGCCTTTGGAGCTGGGGCTGTCTGAAGCCCATCAGGTTTTGTCGCTCAATGGCTTGCGCGAGCGGGTCACCTTGCGCGCGGATGGCGGCATCCGCACCGGGCGCGACGTGGTGATCGCCGCCATGCTGGGCGCGGAAGAGTTCGGGGTGGGCACCACCTCGCTCGTGGCGCTGGGCTGTCTGATGGTGCGCCAGTGCCATTCCAACACCTGCCCGGTGGGCGTGTGCACCCAGGATGAAGAGCTGAGAAAGCGCTTCTCCGGGCTCGCCGACCACGTGGTCAATCTGATGACCTTCATCGCCCGCGACACCCGCGAGATTCTCGCGGGCCTCGGGGCTGAGCGTCTGGAAGACGTGATCGGCCGGGCGGATTTGCTCGATCAGGTCAGCCGCGGCGCGGATCATCTTGATGATCTTGATCTCAATCCGCTTCTGGTGCGCGTGGACCCGCAGGCGCGGCCGCCGCGCTCGACCCGCACCCAGCGCAACCCGGTCGCTCCGGCGCTGGATGAGCAGATCCTGAAAGACGCCGAGCCGGTCTTCTCACGGCGTGAGAAGATGCAGCTTGTCTATGACGTGAAGAATACCGACCGCGCCGTGGGCGCGCGGGTGTCGTCTGAAATCGTGCGCACCTTTGGTCCGGACGGGCTCGAAGACGGCCAGCTCACCCTGCGCCTGCGCGGCTCGGCGGGGCAAAGCCTCGGCGCGTTCTCGGCCACGGGCTTGCGGATCGAGCTTGAAGGCGACGCCAATGATTATGTGGGCAAGGGCCTGTCGGGCGCCACGATCGCCATCCGCCCCTTTGGCGGCTGCAAGGAGCATCGCCCCGGCGACGCCATCATCGGCAACACCGTGCTGTATGGCGCCACGTCAGGCCGCGTGTTCGCCGCGGGCGGGGCGGGCCAGCGCTTTGCGGTGCGAAACTCCGGCGCGACCGTGGTGGTCGAAGGCTGCGGCGCCAATGGCTGTGAATACATGACCGGCGGCGTTGCGGTGATTCTGGGTAAGGTCGGGGACAATTTCGCCGCCGGCATGACCGGCGGGGAAGCCTTTGTGCTCGATGAAGCCAACCGGCTGGAGCCGCGTCTCAACCCTGAAAGCGTCGGTGTTCACGTGCTGGCGGGCGAGGCCGAGGCCCGCTGCCGCGCCCTGATCGAGGATCATTACGCCGCCACCGGCAGCCTGCACGCCGCCGCGATCCTCAATGACTGGGAGACCCGCAAAACCGCCATCCGCCACATCGTCCCCTTTCCGCCGGCGACCGGCATGGAAGCGCAGGAGAAGCGCGCTTAG